Sequence from the Parvicella tangerina genome:
AACTATTGATACACTTTTAGAAACACTTATTCCACAGGTACGAGACTCGTTGGATTCATAGATTTTTTTTACTTCATGCACAATAACCTGTTTAATTTCAGTATTAAGACCTATATATGTCCTACTAATTCTTTGTACTTTTGAATTATGAATTCGTCTTTAATTTCTATTAATAATTTGAGAAGCTTGTCGCAGATATTTACTACGACTAACTTGAGACGTATTCTCAACAAGAACTATAGTTTTACAGATTACCGAATAAAAAAGAATTCAGATGTTTTTACTGGAGCTGTTACTAAACGAGATGTTTTCGAACAGGTGTATCAAATTCTTCAAGAACAGTATTATGGGGAATATCTCTATAAAAATGCTCTTCTGAACAAAATATTAATAGAAAGGCACGATATTACGAAAACTTGCGCTCTAAATGAGTTTAAAGTCTCCAATTCAATAGCCGATTATGTATTGTTAAATGGTAATGCAACTATATATGAAATCAAGACGGATTTAGATACTCTAGCTAAATTGGATAAACAGTTGCATGATTATTCAAAATTTGCGGAGAAAGTATATATCGTATCACACTCGAAATTTATTAAAACTCTATTATCCAGATATGAAAATTCGCATGTCGGTATTATTGAAATGTATAATAGGGATTCACTAAATGTTGTAAAAGAATCCGTTGCTAATTATGATAATCTTTCACATGATACATTGTTTCGTGTTTTAAGAAAAAGAGAATATTTATCTATTGTAGAAGATATTTATGGATTTGTTCCGGATGTGCCTAATACAAAAATTTTCAGGTCCTGTTATGAGTTAATAAAGGATTTAGATGTGGAGTTATTTCAGTCTCATGTAATCGAAACTCTAAAAGAAAGGAACATAAGCTCTCCTGAGTTACTTACTTCAAGGGCTACACCTTATGAATGGCGTCAATTGTGCTATTCACTAGATCTGAAGCATGGAGAATATGAGACATTTTACCAATATTTAAACCGTCAAGCGTAATGTATTTTCCATTTTTAAGAGGTAAGCAATTTGAGTTAATTGCTCTTAGGGAACTAAAGGATCTAATGTCGGAAAAGTCCGATAAGGTTTCTCCAATAATTGAGCCTGTAAAGCTATCTTCTACCCTCAAATCAACTATTAAAACTTTATCTGAATCTAACATAAACTATAATGTAATAGTAAACCCATCCGTTGGTAGGTTTGGAAAAAAAGTGTCAGAAATAATTAGTTTATCAGAGGAAGCATCAGGTGGGTATACAAATAAGCAATATGCATTAATAATTGAGGATAGTACAGATTATAAAGCCATAATTGATACACTGGCAGAAACTGTAGGTGGAGACTTAAATGTTTCCCTTGTTCACTACTCTGTAAGACAGGATATACAGTCTATTCTAAGTTATACTAGTGCCAAGTCAAATGTCGTAAACAATATTATTCACACGGGTCAGGCTAGCACTCGTTATAGACGCGAATTCACTCAAGACACTTTGGTTAGTTTAGATGATTTTTTTCAGATGCAAAGTAAAAATGCTGATTATTTGCCAGTTATAGACAGTAGGTTCAGCGAAGAGCATTTATACTTTCAAGAAGAAGGCTTTAAAGGGTTTTCAGATTATTTGACAGTTGGTGAACCTTATTCGGAGTCTGGCTTTTTACCATGGGCAGTAGCTATACACATTTCGTATAAAGACATAGACGATAAAATTAGAGTTAAACACTTTGTTTCTGATTCAAATGGTGACAATGATGATGTGGCAGGAAAGTATCTTGAGGCTCTCGATAAGTTAATAGAGTGGTATGATCAAACAGATATCGACAGCATTGGTTTGCAGGAGTTTAAAAGTTTACATGAACGCCAGCATTTCCCAGGTTTAGGTGTATTGAAAAAGTTATCCGTAATGCATCATATTGAGTTAGTTCTTAATGCCATATAATTATGTATTGCTGTGTTTCATGTTTTAATAGTAAATATCTAAGAGATATTATTCAGTCTGATCCACGTATTGGGAATTGTGATTATTGTGCCTCAGTAGATGTTTCAGTCTACGAACCTAGAGAATTAATTCACTTTTTTAGTTCCATTTTAAATTTGTATGAAGTATCTGAGAATTCAGAAAAGGGGATAGCAGACCTTATTAAAGAGGACTTTGAAGATAATATTTTCAGTAATTCGGTAATGGATGTTAGCAGTTTGCTTTTTGAAATTTCAAAAGGTGAACCAGAGGATTATATTGCATTATTTGAAAATAACGTAGCTTCCATTAATCAGCGAGAAGAAACTGCAAACCAGGTAGAAGAGATCCATAATATTTGGGATAAATTTAAGGATGAAATAAAGAATGTAAACCGTTTCCACATCAACAATGCCATTGACTTACAAAGCCTTGAAACTCTATTTAAGGATGAAGCATTTCATTCTAAGATCATGACAGGTAAGATTTTTTATCGAAGCAGAATTGCCCCAAGTCCTGAAGGTCATCCAGATGATAAAATGGGAAATCCACCAGCACATTTAGCAACTTCAGGTCGGGCAAATCCTAAAGGGATATCTTATTTATATGTTGCTGATGAAGCCATTACATCTATTTATGAAGCACGTGCATCATTATTTGACTATGTGTGCGTTGCAGAATTTAAACTTTTAGAAAATCTTAAGGTTTTAAACTTAAGACAACCAATTTACGATCCAATCAGTTGGGCAGAAAAGGAGGCCATTGAAGATTATTTAGTTTATGTACCATTCATTAAGACCTTACAAAAAGAACTATCTCTTCCGATAAGATCAAAAGACAAGGAAATTGATTATTTACCAACGCAATAT
This genomic interval carries:
- a CDS encoding sce7726 family protein, with translation MRRILNKNYSFTDYRIKKNSDVFTGAVTKRDVFEQVYQILQEQYYGEYLYKNALLNKILIERHDITKTCALNEFKVSNSIADYVLLNGNATIYEIKTDLDTLAKLDKQLHDYSKFAEKVYIVSHSKFIKTLLSRYENSHVGIIEMYNRDSLNVVKESVANYDNLSHDTLFRVLRKREYLSIVEDIYGFVPDVPNTKIFRSCYELIKDLDVELFQSHVIETLKERNISSPELLTSRATPYEWRQLCYSLDLKHGEYETFYQYLNRQA
- a CDS encoding sce7725 family protein — its product is MYFPFLRGKQFELIALRELKDLMSEKSDKVSPIIEPVKLSSTLKSTIKTLSESNINYNVIVNPSVGRFGKKVSEIISLSEEASGGYTNKQYALIIEDSTDYKAIIDTLAETVGGDLNVSLVHYSVRQDIQSILSYTSAKSNVVNNIIHTGQASTRYRREFTQDTLVSLDDFFQMQSKNADYLPVIDSRFSEEHLYFQEEGFKGFSDYLTVGEPYSESGFLPWAVAIHISYKDIDDKIRVKHFVSDSNGDNDDVAGKYLEALDKLIEWYDQTDIDSIGLQEFKSLHERQHFPGLGVLKKLSVMHHIELVLNAI
- a CDS encoding RES family NAD+ phosphorylase encodes the protein MYEVSENSEKGIADLIKEDFEDNIFSNSVMDVSSLLFEISKGEPEDYIALFENNVASINQREETANQVEEIHNIWDKFKDEIKNVNRFHINNAIDLQSLETLFKDEAFHSKIMTGKIFYRSRIAPSPEGHPDDKMGNPPAHLATSGRANPKGISYLYVADEAITSIYEARASLFDYVCVAEFKLLENLKVLNLRQPIYDPISWAEKEAIEDYLVYVPFIKTLQKELSLPIRSKDKEIDYLPTQYLSEFIKSLGFDGVEFQSSLRKEGYNLAIFNPEKLIFNQSCVYEISNIDLTHDQL